From the Streptomyces syringium genome, one window contains:
- a CDS encoding DUF1416 domain-containing protein: MCGAKAGGPDASTAKPGETTIQGSVTRDGHPVTGYVRLLDSTGEFTAEVPTSATGQFRFYAAEGTWTVRALVPGATADRTVVAQKGGLAEVAIAV; this comes from the coding sequence ATGTGTGGAGCAAAGGCAGGCGGCCCCGACGCCTCGACCGCCAAGCCCGGTGAGACCACGATCCAGGGCTCGGTGACCCGGGACGGCCACCCGGTCACCGGTTACGTGCGCCTCCTGGACAGCACCGGCGAGTTCACCGCCGAGGTGCCCACGTCCGCGACCGGGCAGTTCCGCTTCTACGCGGCCGAGGGCACCTGGACCGTACGGGCCCTCGTGCCCGGCGCGACCGCCGACCGCACGGTCGTGGCCCAGAAGGGCGGCCTGGCAGAGGTCGCCATCGCCGTCTGA
- a CDS encoding sulfurtransferase, translating to MSRRSEVLVDADWVQARIDDPKTVIVEVDEDTSAYDKNHIKNAVRIDWKQDLQDPVRRDFVDQAGFEKLLSAKGIANDDTVVLYGGNNNWFAAYAYWYFKLYGHQDVKLLDGGRKKWELDSRDLVAEVPQRAATTYKAKPQDLSLRAFRDDAVKAIGSLNLVDVRSPDEFSGKLLAPAHLPQEQSQRPGHIPSARNIPWSKSANDDGTFKSDDELKEIYESAGVDLAKDTIAYCRIGERSAHTWFVLHELLGQQNVKNYDGSWTEYGSLVGVPIELGAN from the coding sequence ATGAGCCGCCGCAGCGAGGTCCTGGTCGACGCCGACTGGGTCCAGGCCCGTATCGACGACCCCAAGACCGTCATCGTCGAGGTCGACGAGGACACGTCCGCGTACGACAAGAACCACATCAAGAACGCCGTCCGGATCGACTGGAAGCAGGACCTCCAGGACCCGGTCCGCCGCGACTTCGTCGACCAGGCCGGCTTCGAGAAGCTGCTGTCCGCCAAGGGCATCGCCAACGACGACACCGTCGTCCTCTACGGCGGCAACAACAACTGGTTCGCCGCGTACGCCTATTGGTACTTCAAGCTCTACGGCCACCAGGACGTCAAGCTCCTCGACGGCGGCCGCAAGAAGTGGGAGCTCGACTCCCGCGACCTGGTCGCCGAGGTGCCGCAGCGGGCCGCGACCACGTACAAGGCCAAGCCGCAGGACCTCTCGCTGCGCGCCTTCCGCGACGACGCCGTCAAGGCGATCGGCTCCCTGAACCTGGTCGACGTGCGCTCCCCCGACGAGTTCAGCGGCAAGCTGCTCGCCCCGGCGCACCTCCCGCAGGAGCAGTCGCAGCGCCCCGGCCACATCCCGAGCGCGCGCAACATCCCCTGGTCGAAGTCGGCCAATGACGACGGCACCTTCAAGTCCGACGACGAGCTCAAGGAGATCTACGAGAGCGCGGGCGTGGACCTGGCCAAGGACACCATCGCCTACTGCCGCATCGGCGAGCGCTCCGCGCACACGTGGTTCGTGCTGCACGAGCTGCTCGGCCAGCAGAACGTCAAGAACTACGACGGTTCCTGGACCGAGTACGGCTCGCTCGTCGGCGTGCCGATCGAGCTCGGCGCCAACTGA
- a CDS encoding putative leader peptide: MKRQADLTKRRAVDLCRVAAMLCRRV; the protein is encoded by the coding sequence ATGAAGCGACAGGCGGATCTCACGAAGCGGCGGGCAGTCGACCTGTGCCGCGTCGCCGCCATGCTCTGTCGCCGTGTCTGA
- a CDS encoding LmeA family phospholipid-binding protein → MRAIRILLIVAVVLGALFTAADRAAVWFAENEAAEKIRSSQGLSGTPEVSIKGFPFLTQVAGSSLDEVEIKLDGVTANAGDRSIRVTNFKAKLNDVEIDSSFSSAVAQRATGTAHISYEDLTKAAQDPGVSVGHANAGSNKVKVTGKVSVFGQVVERSVVSTVTVVGKDTIRVRADQIPATGFPGAEEMIRAKTDFDRQLSGLPKGVKLEKVVAGADGVDITFSGEKVNLAG, encoded by the coding sequence ATGCGTGCCATACGAATACTCCTGATCGTCGCCGTGGTTCTGGGGGCCCTCTTCACGGCCGCCGACCGCGCGGCGGTCTGGTTCGCCGAGAACGAGGCCGCGGAGAAGATCCGCAGCAGCCAGGGCCTCTCCGGCACCCCCGAGGTCTCCATCAAGGGCTTCCCGTTCCTCACCCAGGTCGCGGGCTCCAGCCTCGACGAGGTCGAGATCAAGCTGGACGGTGTCACCGCCAACGCGGGCGACCGCTCGATCCGCGTGACGAACTTCAAGGCGAAGCTGAACGACGTCGAGATCGACAGCAGCTTCTCCTCCGCCGTCGCCCAGCGCGCGACCGGCACCGCGCACATCTCGTACGAGGACCTGACCAAGGCCGCCCAGGACCCCGGGGTGAGTGTCGGCCACGCCAATGCGGGCAGTAACAAGGTCAAGGTCACCGGGAAGGTCTCGGTGTTCGGCCAGGTCGTGGAGCGCAGTGTGGTGTCCACGGTCACGGTGGTGGGCAAGGACACCATCCGGGTGCGCGCGGACCAGATCCCCGCCACCGGCTTCCCGGGGGCGGAGGAGATGATCCGTGCGAAGACCGACTTCGACCGGCAGCTCAGCGGGCTGCCCAAGGGCGTCAAGCTCGAGAAGGTCGTCGCGGGAGCCGACGGCGTGGACATCACGTTCAGCGGCGAGAAGGTCAACCTCGCGGGCTGA
- a CDS encoding MoaD/ThiS family protein, which yields MPEQPARPEPEGTIRYWAAAKAAAGTAEEPYAARTLQDALDAARRRHATRPEFARVLLRCSFLVDGDPVGTRDHTTVQLAEGGTVEVLPPFAGG from the coding sequence CTGCCGGAGCAGCCGGCCCGGCCGGAACCGGAAGGCACGATCCGGTACTGGGCCGCGGCGAAGGCCGCGGCCGGCACGGCCGAGGAGCCGTACGCGGCGCGGACGCTGCAGGACGCGCTCGACGCGGCCCGGCGCCGGCACGCGACCCGTCCGGAGTTCGCGCGGGTCCTGCTGCGCTGCTCCTTCCTCGTGGACGGCGATCCCGTCGGCACACGCGACCACACGACGGTCCAACTGGCCGAGGGCGGCACTGTCGAGGTGCTCCCGCCCTTCGCAGGAGGGTGA
- a CDS encoding ABC transporter ATP-binding protein has product MLVRLLRAYLRPYSKPIALVVLLQLIQTLATLYLPTLNADIIDNGVVKGDTGYILEIGGWMLAVTVGQIVCAIGAVYYGARTAMAVGRDLRATVFDRVQSFSARELGHFGAPSLITRTTNDVQQVQMLVLMSFTLMVSAPIMCVGGIAMALHQDVPLSALLLIIVPVLGAVVSLIIWRMRPLFRGMQERIDTVNRVLREQITGIRVIRAFVRDTHERKRFARANTDLMDVSVRAGRLMSLMFPSTMLVVNLSSVAVLWFGGHRIDDGQMEIGALTAFLAYLMQILMAVMMATFMFMMVPRAEVCAERIQEVLSTDSSVVPPAEPVTELRRAGHLELRGVEFRFPGAEEPVLKDVSLTARPGETTAVIGSTGSGKSTLLGLIPRLFDATGGSVLLDGVDVRDLDPALMAESVGLVPQKPYLFSGTIASNLRYGRPDASDEELWQALETAQAREFVERMELGLAAPVAQGGSNVSGGQRQRLAIARALVRRPGIYLFDDSFSALDYATDARLRAALAQETGDATVVIVAQRVSTIRDADRILVLDEGRVVGSGTHTELMASNDTYREIVLSQLTEEEAA; this is encoded by the coding sequence GTGTTGGTACGACTTCTACGGGCGTACTTGAGGCCCTATTCGAAACCGATCGCGCTCGTGGTGTTGCTCCAGCTCATACAGACGCTGGCCACGCTCTACCTCCCCACGCTGAACGCGGACATCATCGACAACGGCGTGGTGAAGGGGGACACGGGGTACATCCTCGAAATCGGCGGCTGGATGCTGGCCGTCACGGTCGGCCAGATCGTCTGCGCCATCGGGGCCGTCTATTACGGCGCCCGCACGGCCATGGCGGTCGGCCGCGATCTGCGCGCCACGGTCTTCGACCGGGTGCAGTCCTTCTCGGCGCGCGAGCTGGGCCACTTCGGGGCACCGTCGCTCATCACCCGCACCACCAATGACGTGCAGCAGGTCCAGATGCTGGTCCTGATGTCCTTCACCCTCATGGTCTCCGCGCCGATCATGTGCGTCGGCGGCATCGCGATGGCCCTGCACCAGGACGTGCCGCTGTCCGCACTGCTGCTGATCATCGTGCCGGTGCTCGGTGCCGTGGTCTCGCTGATCATCTGGCGGATGCGGCCGCTCTTCCGCGGCATGCAGGAGCGCATCGACACCGTCAACCGCGTGCTGCGCGAGCAGATCACCGGCATCCGGGTCATCCGTGCCTTCGTCCGCGACACCCACGAGCGGAAGCGCTTCGCGCGCGCCAACACCGACCTCATGGACGTCTCCGTGCGCGCCGGCCGGCTGATGTCGCTGATGTTCCCCTCGACGATGCTGGTGGTGAATCTGTCCTCGGTCGCCGTCCTGTGGTTCGGCGGGCACCGCATCGACGACGGGCAGATGGAGATCGGGGCGCTCACCGCGTTCCTCGCCTATCTCATGCAGATCCTGATGGCCGTGATGATGGCGACCTTCATGTTCATGATGGTGCCCCGCGCCGAGGTGTGCGCCGAGCGCATCCAGGAGGTCCTGAGCACCGACTCCAGCGTGGTGCCCCCGGCCGAGCCGGTCACCGAGCTGCGCCGCGCCGGCCATCTGGAGCTGCGCGGGGTGGAGTTCCGCTTCCCGGGCGCCGAGGAGCCGGTCCTCAAGGACGTCTCCCTGACCGCCCGGCCCGGCGAGACCACGGCCGTCATCGGCTCCACGGGCAGCGGCAAGTCCACGCTGCTGGGCCTGATCCCGCGCCTGTTCGACGCGACCGGCGGATCGGTTCTGCTCGACGGCGTGGACGTACGGGACCTGGACCCGGCCCTGATGGCCGAGAGCGTCGGGCTCGTCCCCCAGAAGCCGTACCTCTTCTCCGGCACCATCGCCTCCAACCTGCGCTACGGACGGCCGGACGCGAGCGACGAGGAGCTGTGGCAGGCGCTGGAGACCGCGCAGGCCCGGGAGTTCGTGGAGCGGATGGAGCTGGGGCTGGCCGCGCCCGTCGCGCAGGGCGGCTCCAATGTCTCCGGCGGGCAGCGGCAGCGCCTCGCCATCGCTCGGGCCCTGGTCCGCAGACCGGGCATCTATCTCTTCGACGACTCCTTCTCCGCGCTCGACTACGCCACCGACGCACGGCTGCGGGCCGCGCTGGCCCAGGAGACGGGTGACGCGACGGTCGTCATCGTCGCCCAGCGGGTGTCCACCATCCGCGACGCCGACCGGATCCTCGTCCTCGACGAGGGACGGGTCGTCGGCAGCGGTACCCACACCGAACTGATGGCGTCCAACGACACCTACCGGGAGATCGTCCTCTCCCAGCTCACCGAGGAGGAGGCAGCGTGA